A stretch of DNA from Synechococcus sp. JA-3-3Ab:
ACTCCCCAGCCCAATCCACCTGCCACTCCCCAGCCTCAGCGGCGTTGACCTAGCTCCTGATGGGATCCCCCTCTGCGCTGGTGCAGCAATTGCTGGCCTGGCGTGCCCAGGCTCTGCAGGCGGCGCAAGCCGCCGGCATCCCTCCTCAGGAGGTGGAACTTCTGCTTAGGGAACGGCTGGGCTGGGGATCGTTGGAGCGCTTGCTAGGTCGGCCCCCGACGCTGCAGGGGGATCCGCTGGCGGAGGTAGAGGAGCTGTGGCGGCGCCGGCTGACAGAGCGCATCCCCCTGCAGTACCTGCTGGGAAGGGTAGAGTGGGCAGGTTTGAGCTTGCGGGTAACGCCAGCGGTGTTGATCCCGCGCCCGGAGACCGAGCTGCTGGTGGAGCAAGCCTCCCTTTGGTTGCAGTCTAACCTGCTGCCGCCGGGATCCCCTTTTGCCGACCTGGGCACCGGCAGCGGGGCCATTGCCATCGCTTTGGCCCAGGGGCATCCCCAGTTGCAGCTTCTAGCGGTGGACGTGAGCCCAGAGGCTTTGGCCGTTGCGGCAGCCAATGTGGCGGACTATCATCTGCAGGAACGGGTGAAGCTGTTACAGGGATCCTGGTTTGCGCCTTTGGATCCCTGGCGAGGTCGGCTGCGTGGCCTGGTTTCCAACCCGCCCTATATCCCCACCGGGGAGCTGGCCTACCTCATGCCCGAGGTACGGCTGCACGAGCCACGACAGGCCCTCGATGGCGGGGAAGATGGGCTGGTGCACTTGCGGCTTTTGATTCAAAAAGCACCGGATTACTTGGCCCCCAACTCCTTTTGGGCGGTGGAGGTGATGCAAGGCCAAGCCCCTTGGGTGGCGGAGCAGTTGCAGGCCAGAGGCGGCTATCAGCAGATCCAAGTCCACCGGGATTTGGCCGGAATTGAGCGGGTGGTCAGCGCCCACTTCGTCGGCTAGAAAGTTGGGAAGAAAAAGGTAGGATCCAGGAGCGCGCCGTTGTCAAACTAGCTAAAACCCAAGGCTCTCCATCCGAACGCCCTGCTTCGAACATCAACGGGATCTCCTACCTTTTGTCCGAAGTACCTCTGGAGGAAACCCTTGCCCGCAGCAAAACCCGATCCTCCCTCCCAGCAGGCCGCTGCTGCCGTCAGGCAAGAGGCGGTGGATTGGCAGTTTGCGTTTGAGCGCTCGGAGGTGATGCGCGCCTTTCAGCAGGAGCTGCTCGTCAGCATTGGCCACGAGCTGCGCAACCCCCTCAGCAGCCAGATGGGATCCCTGCAGTTGGTGCTGTCCGATCTGTGCGATTCCCGCGAAGAAGAGCGGGAGTACCTTCAAAGTGCCAAAGAAGCGGTGGAGCGCCTGATCCAGTTGCTCGAGGAGTACAGCCGCCTGGCCCGCCACGACCTGCCCATTCAACCCTTGCAACCGAAGCCGACCCGACTCCGTCCCCTCCTTCAGGATGTGTACAGCCTAACTCGCCTACAGGCCCAGGATCAGGGCATTCGCTACGAATGGCCGATCCTACAACCGCCTTCTGCCTCTGAGCTGCCCGCCCTCCCGGACAGCCTTATGGTTTGGGCGGATCCCCACGGTTTGGTGCAGGCTCTGCTGGGGGTGTGTCGCTGGGGTATTCGCACCCTACGCTATGGTTCGATGGCTCTACACCTCTATCCCATCGCAGCAGCGGAGGGGCGCCTGTGCCTGGAGTGGAATCTGGAAGGGCGGTGCCATGTGCCCATCCAAACAAAGGGTTGCGCTGCTTGGCGGGTGAGCGAACGGCTCCTGAGAGAAATGGGGGGCGATCTGGAGCTTGGCGAAAGCAGCCTCCACCGGGTTGTCATCAAGGTAATCCTGCGCCTCGCCCAGTGATTTGGATCTGGGAGATCTGAAAAGCTTAACCTTCGCGGCGCAAGGCCAGCTCAGCGCGATCCAGTTGCATCAGCACCCGCTCCACCTTCTCTGGGTCAAGAGGCCGCTTGGAGGTGCGGTAGTGGGAGGCCACGGTGTTGAACACGGTGCGCAGAGTCGTAAAGGATTGCAGCTTGTCGTAGCGATGGCCATGGTAGCGCCCTGCAAATTCTTGAATGGCCTCCATCGCTTCCACCTGCGCCTCCTCTGGATTCATCACGGGATCCGCTTCCGAGAGAACGGTGCGCAGGGTTTGGATCAGGGTCATGCTGTCTTCGTAGTACTTGCCGGTGAGGCGGGCCGCCTGAGCGCTTGCGGTCGCCCAGCCCAGCATCAGGGTGACCGAGAGGAGCAGGCCGAGAAAACGTAGAAAAAAAGGTTTCAGCATCGGAAGGTTGCCCAATGTAACTTATCTTTAAGCATAAGTCACAGCGACACCGGAAGAGGAGCCATCGAAAAGATGCTGTCCACTTTCTTCAACCACTTGCTGCCGGAGCTCGCCCGGTACAGATCCCACGCGATCATGTTGGGCATGATCTTGGGGTTTGCCTGTGCTCACAGTGGGCTGGCCCACTTGCGCCCCTGGGGGGAAGCTTGGCTGGGATCCCGTCTGTACCGCCTTCTTTTTGCGCTGGTCAGCCTCAGCTTGGCTCCGCTGTTGCTGATCTACTTTTTGAACCATCGCTACGACGGGGTGATCCTCTGGGATCTCCATGCTGTCCCCGGCATTCACACCACCGTTGTTCTTTTGTCGGCGCTCTCGTTTTTCTTTTTGTATCCGGCTACCTTCAACTTACTGGAGATTGCTGCCATTCACAAGCCGGAGATTCACCTGTTTGAGACCGGGATCATCCGCATCACCCGCCACCCCCAAATGGTGGGCCAGGTGATCTGGTGTGTGGCCCATTCCCTTTGGATTGGCTCCAGTTTTATGCTGGTCACTTCCCTGGGGCTGGTGGCCTACCACCTGTTCGCCGTCTGGCACGGGGATCACCGTCTGGAGCGGAAATACGGCCAGGCCTTCCGCGATCTCAAGGCCCGTACTTCTGTGATCCCCGGCTTGGCCATTCTGCAGCGGCGACAACACCTGCAACCGCGAGAGTTTCTGCGCTGGGCCTATCTGGGGGTGTTCAGCTTTGTTGTGATTCTTTATGCCTTTCATCCGCAAATGGTTTCTGCAGCCAGCGGGGTTGCCTGGTAGCATGATCCCAAACAACTTCTTTAGTCTGGGAGTGATGAACTTGCAAGTTGCTTTAGATGCTTTTAATCAAGAACTTTTGACAAGTGACGGGTTGGTGTTGGTGGATTTTGGTGCCCCTTGGTGTGGCCTGTGTCGCTTCATTCAGCCGATTACCGACCGTCTCGCAGCAGAGTGGGGCGGCGCGGTCAAGGTGCTGCGGGTGAATGTGGACGACAATTTTTGGCTGCCGCGCCGCTATCGGGTGCGCTCGCTGCCGACCTTAATTTTGTTTGAGAAGGGTCAAGAAGTGCAAAGGCTGGAGCACTTCGCCAGCCGCGATGATGTGCTCCGCCGCTGCGAGCAGTTGTTTCTCGCTCGCCTGCGCTATGTGGGTTCGGGTGCCTGCTCCTCCTCGCTGGACCCCCAAGCCCCGCCGCCAGGGGTGTAGAGGGTGAGCACATCGCCGGCTTTCAGGGGGCGGCTGATCTTGCTGGGCAAGGGATCCCCGTTGACGAGGTTGATCCCCAGCTGGCCAGGTTCGCCGCCTTCTTCCCCTTGCGGGGCATGGTGGCGCCGGTCGGTGAGCAGGGAGAGGGTGCAATCTTGCAAGGTCTGGATGGAGCGGATCAGCCCCCACCCGCCCCGCTGGCGGCCATGGCCGCCGGAATCTGGGCGCAACTCGTAGCGCAGCACCCGCAGGGGATACTCCAGCTCCAGGGCTTCGATGGGGGTGTTGAGGGTATTGCTCATGCCCACGTGCACCCCATCCAGGCCTGGTCGCTGCTGGCTGGCCCCCTGGCCGCCCCCCAGGGTTTCGTAGTAGGTGAAGTGGCGGTTGCCCAGCACGCAGTTGTTCATGGTGCCCTGCCCCTGGGCGATGGCACGGGATCCGGCCACCGGGGCCAGGGCTTTGAACACCACATCGGCAATGCGCTGCGAGGTTTCCACGTTGCCGGCCACCACCGCCGCCGGAAATTGGGCATTGACCAGGCAGCCGGGCGGGGCCACAATCTCGATGGGATCCTCCAGGCCGACATTGCTGGGGGCAGTGGGATCCAACAGGCAGCGCAGGGCAAAGAGCACCGCCGAGCGGGTCACGGCCAGAGGCGCGTTCAGGTTCCCCGCGGTGGCCGGGGCTGTGCCGGCGAAGTCCACCCGCAGCCTCTCCCCCTTGACCTCTACCTGCACCCGGATCTCAATGGGCTCAGGCGGATCCCCGTAGCCCTCCAGGTAGTCGCAGGCGGTGTAGATCCCATCGGGCAGAGCGCGGATCTGGGCCTGCATCCGCCGTCGGCTGTAGGCGATCACCCCGGCAATCAACTGCCAGGCCTCCTCTTCCCCGAACCGGGCCAGCAGCTCGCCAAACCGGCTCACCCCCACGGCGCTGGCCCCCACCTGGGCCTGCAAATCTCCCCGCCGCTGCTCAGGGTTGCGCACATTGGCCAGGATCAGGCGCAGCAGATCCTCCTGCCAGCGCAGCTCCCCTGTCGAGGTCATCTGGGCCAGCCGTAGCGGCGGGATCACCAGCCCCTCCTGCCAGATTTCCGTAGAGTCGGCGGGCATGGAGCCGGGGCGCATCCCCCCAATATCGGCATGGTGGGCGCGGTTCACCGCATAGGCACAGACCTGTTCTGGATCCCGCAGGCCGGGGATGGCCGTAACCACCGTGATATCCGGCAGATGGGATCCCCCCTGGTAGGGATCGTTGAGGACGAACACATCGCCGGGCCGCGGGCCGGCTGCCACCACCGCCCGCACCGCCTCCGAGAGAGCTCCCAGGTGAACTGGAATGTGGGCCGCCTGGGCAATACAGGCCCCTTGGGCGTCGAACAGGGCTGTCGAGCAATCCCGCCGTTCCTTGATGTTGGCCGAGTAAGAACCGCGGATGAGGCGCGCCCCCATCTCCTCGGCGATCCCCGCCAGCGCATTGGCCATCACCTGCAGCCGGATGGGATGGGTATCCATGCCCCTCACAGCCTGCGCCCCAGCCAAACAGCCACCCTGCGGATCCCTTGCCAAAACTGCAGACGGCGCTGCCAGCGGTCGAGGGTATGGCGATTCTCCCGCAGCCGATCCCGCAGGCGCAGCAACTCAGCCGGCGTGGGAGCCAAAGCCCGCTCAGCGGCTTCCCGCCAATCAGCCATAGCCCGCTCCGTAACCCAGAGCGCCGACCGCAGGTTCAAGAGGACAGGAATCAGGGCAAGCAAGGCTAAAAACAGCAGCCCATTGAGGCCGCAAACCACCCAAACTGCCCACTCTGTCCCTAGTCCAGCAGTCACAGAGAGCTCAGCAAGGGATCCCTGGCAACACTCACTGCTGCTGCAGCATCAAGGGGCGCAACACACGGCCATCGCCGACCACAACCACCGTCGATAGCACTTGTCCGCCGCGCCGGAAGGTAATGGGTACCCGCTGGCCCACGGGGGTGTTTTGGATAATTTGCTGCACATGTTGCACCGAGGTGACCCGCTGCCCGTCCACCCCAATCAAAATATCCCCCTGGGCCAGACCCGCTCGTTGAGCCGGGCCATCCTGGAGCAGGCCAACCACCTGCACCCCTTGAACTCGAGGCGCAGGGCCGAACAGGCGACGGCTGATAGCGCCTTGAGCCGGCTGTCCATCCACCGTTTCGATGGCAACCCCGATGAAACCGTTGCCTACGACAGCAGGCGACACCTGAGCCCCGAAACTGTCAACCTGAACCGTGGGGCTGTAGAAGTTGTAAGCTTCACCCCCAACCGAGTCACAGGGGTAGGCCACAACAGCATCTGCCAGCAGGAGGGAGGCGGGCAGGGCGAGGGCAAGCTTGAACAGAGGGTTCGGTTTCTGCATAGTTCGAGCCTGGAAACGGCGAAGAATAACAAGTTGAGATCCGCAAAAGCATTGGGATGGATCGACCAGCCCGAGAGAGACAGCGGAAGCCATCAACCGGGCAGCTTGCACCGCCCTTCCCTCAGTGATAAACCCAAAATCGCCAACTGTCGATAGGCTTGGCCGTGCTTTGGGGCTAGATCCCAAGGTTTTGCCGGCATTTCTGTAGCAATTCTTCAAGCTCTTGGGATCCTCAACCCGGCCTATCTCAGCGGCTCACAGACCAACGCAGCGATCGGTGGCCTGCAGCAGGGCGGTGCGGATCCCGGGCTCGGTGATGGAATGGCCGGCATCGGGAATGAGATGAAACTCCGCCTCTGGCCAGGCCTGGTGCAGTTCCCAGGCGGAAATGGGGGGGCAGACCACATCGTAGCGCCCCTGGACAATGACAGCCGGCAGATGGCGCAGGCGCTCCACCCCCCTGAGGAGCTGATCTTCAGGATCCAGAAAGCCGCCGTGGACGAAGTAATGGCACTCGATGCGGGCAAAGGCCTCGGCAAACTCTTCCCGGCCAAAGCGCTCGATGAGCTCAGGGCTGGGGATCAACTTGCTGGTGCTGGCCTCCCAGATGGCCCAGGCGCGGGCCGCCCTCAGGCGCACCTGGGGATCGGGGTCGTTGAGGCGGCGGTGGTAGGCTGCCAGCAGGTCATCCCGCTCGTTGGGGGGGATGGGATCCAGGTAATGTTCCCAAGCATCGGGGAACAGGTAGCTGGCCCCCGACTGGTAGAACCAGCGGATCTCAAACGAGCGCAGCAGAAAAATGCCCCGCAAGATAAACCCCAGGCAGGATTGGGGGTGGGTTTGCCCATAGGCCAAGGCGAGGGCGCTGCCCCAACTGCCCCCGAACACCCACCAGCGCTCAATGCCCAGGTGCCGGCGCAGCTTTTCGATATCGGCCACCAGATCCCAGGTGGTGTTCTCCCGCAGCTCGGCGTAGGGGCGGCTCTTGCCGCAGCCGCGTTGATCGAACAGCACCACCCGCCAGCGGCTGGGCTCGAAGTACTGCCGGTAAAGGGGATCGATGCCGCCGCCGGGCCCTCCGTGCAAAAACACCACCGGCTTCCCGTCTGGGTTGCCGCACTGCTCGTAGTAGAGGGTGTGCAGGGAAGAGACGGGGAGAAAGCCGTGATCGTAAGGCTCGATGGGCGGGTAGAGGTCGCGCTGCATAACCAGAGATTCTAAGGATCAACGGCCAGCCGCTCAAGGCCTGCGCAGGGCGATGGTGGCCTTGGGCGGGATCCCTTCCTGGAAGGTCTCGCCATCGGCGGCCACGATGACGAACTGCAGCTCTTGTCCCGGCTGGGCGCCCAGATTGCTCCAAGGAATAGCCACCTCCAAACAGGCATCCACCACCGCTTTCACTTGGTGGCTGATGGCGTGCCAGGTGTGGTACTCCCCTGCCTGCAAGAGCTGAGCCTCGACAGGGGCGGGATGCTGGCCGGTGCCGGGGGGCGGCAGCGATAGCTTCAACAGGTGGCGGTAGTGGTAGTTGAGGGGGGCTTCTGCCGGCAACCCTTGGAGGGGAATGGGGCTGTTGACGGTGACGCAGTTGGGGTAAAACCACAGCACCTGCAGTTGCTTGGGCCGCTGCACGACCGAGTTAAAATCCAGCCGCAGGTAGAGGTTGAAGTGATCGAACCCGTACCAGAGGCGGCGGACGACGCTGTTGCGGTGCATGGTGCCGCGGGCGGCGCCGATCTCCACCCGCCCGGCTTGGCTCCACTCCCGTTCGGCGGGGCGGCCGTTGATGGCCGGGTGGATAAATCCTTGCGGCAGGCGATCCCCCAGCCCATCGTGATCCTCGAGAGGGAACTGCAGCACTGCCGGCACGGCCTCTCCCAAAGCGGTGTAGAGGGCCTGCAGATGTTCCCGAAACAACTGGT
This window harbors:
- the prmC gene encoding peptide chain release factor N(5)-glutamine methyltransferase, which codes for MGSPSALVQQLLAWRAQALQAAQAAGIPPQEVELLLRERLGWGSLERLLGRPPTLQGDPLAEVEELWRRRLTERIPLQYLLGRVEWAGLSLRVTPAVLIPRPETELLVEQASLWLQSNLLPPGSPFADLGTGSGAIAIALAQGHPQLQLLAVDVSPEALAVAAANVADYHLQERVKLLQGSWFAPLDPWRGRLRGLVSNPPYIPTGELAYLMPEVRLHEPRQALDGGEDGLVHLRLLIQKAPDYLAPNSFWAVEVMQGQAPWVAEQLQARGGYQQIQVHRDLAGIERVVSAHFVG
- a CDS encoding sensor histidine kinase — translated: MPAAKPDPPSQQAAAAVRQEAVDWQFAFERSEVMRAFQQELLVSIGHELRNPLSSQMGSLQLVLSDLCDSREEEREYLQSAKEAVERLIQLLEEYSRLARHDLPIQPLQPKPTRLRPLLQDVYSLTRLQAQDQGIRYEWPILQPPSASELPALPDSLMVWADPHGLVQALLGVCRWGIRTLRYGSMALHLYPIAAAEGRLCLEWNLEGRCHVPIQTKGCAAWRVSERLLREMGGDLELGESSLHRVVIKVILRLAQ
- the psb27 gene encoding photosystem II protein Psb27 → MLKPFFLRFLGLLLSVTLMLGWATASAQAARLTGKYYEDSMTLIQTLRTVLSEADPVMNPEEAQVEAMEAIQEFAGRYHGHRYDKLQSFTTLRTVFNTVASHYRTSKRPLDPEKVERVLMQLDRAELALRREG
- a CDS encoding NnrU family protein, which translates into the protein MLSTFFNHLLPELARYRSHAIMLGMILGFACAHSGLAHLRPWGEAWLGSRLYRLLFALVSLSLAPLLLIYFLNHRYDGVILWDLHAVPGIHTTVVLLSALSFFFLYPATFNLLEIAAIHKPEIHLFETGIIRITRHPQMVGQVIWCVAHSLWIGSSFMLVTSLGLVAYHLFAVWHGDHRLERKYGQAFRDLKARTSVIPGLAILQRRQHLQPREFLRWAYLGVFSFVVILYAFHPQMVSAASGVAW
- a CDS encoding thioredoxin family protein, encoding MNLQVALDAFNQELLTSDGLVLVDFGAPWCGLCRFIQPITDRLAAEWGGAVKVLRVNVDDNFWLPRRYRVRSLPTLILFEKGQEVQRLEHFASRDDVLRRCEQLFLARLRYVGSGACSSSLDPQAPPPGV
- a CDS encoding hydantoinase B/oxoprolinase family protein; translation: MDTHPIRLQVMANALAGIAEEMGARLIRGSYSANIKERRDCSTALFDAQGACIAQAAHIPVHLGALSEAVRAVVAAGPRPGDVFVLNDPYQGGSHLPDITVVTAIPGLRDPEQVCAYAVNRAHHADIGGMRPGSMPADSTEIWQEGLVIPPLRLAQMTSTGELRWQEDLLRLILANVRNPEQRRGDLQAQVGASAVGVSRFGELLARFGEEEAWQLIAGVIAYSRRRMQAQIRALPDGIYTACDYLEGYGDPPEPIEIRVQVEVKGERLRVDFAGTAPATAGNLNAPLAVTRSAVLFALRCLLDPTAPSNVGLEDPIEIVAPPGCLVNAQFPAAVVAGNVETSQRIADVVFKALAPVAGSRAIAQGQGTMNNCVLGNRHFTYYETLGGGQGASQQRPGLDGVHVGMSNTLNTPIEALELEYPLRVLRYELRPDSGGHGRQRGGWGLIRSIQTLQDCTLSLLTDRRHHAPQGEEGGEPGQLGINLVNGDPLPSKISRPLKAGDVLTLYTPGGGAWGSSEEEQAPEPT
- a CDS encoding PDZ domain-containing protein produces the protein MQKPNPLFKLALALPASLLLADAVVAYPCDSVGGEAYNFYSPTVQVDSFGAQVSPAVVGNGFIGVAIETVDGQPAQGAISRRLFGPAPRVQGVQVVGLLQDGPAQRAGLAQGDILIGVDGQRVTSVQHVQQIIQNTPVGQRVPITFRRGGQVLSTVVVVGDGRVLRPLMLQQQ
- the pip gene encoding prolyl aminopeptidase, producing the protein MQRDLYPPIEPYDHGFLPVSSLHTLYYEQCGNPDGKPVVFLHGGPGGGIDPLYRQYFEPSRWRVVLFDQRGCGKSRPYAELRENTTWDLVADIEKLRRHLGIERWWVFGGSWGSALALAYGQTHPQSCLGFILRGIFLLRSFEIRWFYQSGASYLFPDAWEHYLDPIPPNERDDLLAAYHRRLNDPDPQVRLRAARAWAIWEASTSKLIPSPELIERFGREEFAEAFARIECHYFVHGGFLDPEDQLLRGVERLRHLPAVIVQGRYDVVCPPISAWELHQAWPEAEFHLIPDAGHSITEPGIRTALLQATDRCVGL